Sequence from the Methylophilales bacterium MBRSF5 genome:
ATTAACGAATATCAAACCGTTGGAGGGTTAGTGATTTCAAAACTGGGCCACTTGCCAAAAAAAAATGAGCCTATCCATTTTGATGGATTTGACATTGAAGTTCTTCGAAGAGATAGCAGGCGCTTATATCTCTTAAGATTTTCAGTCAATCTGGATCAGATAGATCAAGATATTTTGAACTAATAATGGGCCTATTTGCCAGATATTATTAATCAATAATTATCATACTACCTAATGAAAAAAATAATATTTTTGATCCTTTTTTTCTCCCTCTCTTCTTTTGCCGATGAGGATATTTCGATCTCTGAAGCTCCCCTGGTGGATGAGCTGCCAGTGAATGAATTGGAATTTGTTGATACTATCGGACTCCTAACTCCGGCTGAAGTTGAAAAAATACTGGGAGAACCAAAAAAGATTGTTAATATTACTTTAGAATCATCAAAAGAAGTTATCGCTTCATCTTGGTATTATGAAAACATTAATACCGATCATAGTGGAAATTATTATCCAATCACGGAGATTGATATCGTTGACGGTTATATTGAGTCTGTAGTGTTTTTAAACTCAGATATGGATGAAATTGATCGTGTTGAAGGTCAGAAATACGATATTAAAAGACCTGAAAAAGTTTTCTAAAAAATAATTCACAAATGTAAAATAGCTAGATGACTTCTAGCTTGCATTTAATATGGGCATGTTTACTTGGCTCAATTTTTGTTTTTTCATTTCTGCCCTTTGATCTTTTTTTTCTTCCTTATCTTATTTTTCCAGCATTTTTTTTCTTATTAGATCAAAGTGACAAAAAATTAGCCACAACCCTTCTTTTTGGATTTTTCTTTTTTTCCACTGGACTTTATTGGTTAATTCTATGTATTAATAATTATGGAGGTGCGAGTCTCACGAATGCAGTTATCATTTGTTCCATTTTTTATATTTTTTTAAGTCTTTTTTTTCTGCCTTTTGCTTTTTTTAAAAAAGTAAGTCTTTTATCAGCCATAGCTTTATTCGTAATCCTGGAAATAATCAGAGAATATCTTTTTACAGGGTTTCCCTGGCTTTCAATTGGATTTTCCCAAACAAATAACCCCTTAGTTAATAATTATTATGAAATCATAGGAAGCCACGGAGTGTCCTTGGTAGTTCTAATAATAAGCGCCCTTTTGTATATTTCTTTTCTTAATAAAAGTAAAAGAAAATTATCGTTATTTCTTATTGCATTTATTATTTCGACAAACTTCTTAATACATTTACTTAAGCCCGAACCTACGATTGAAAATAATAATTTAAATATTTCTCTTCTCCAGGGAAATATAAGCCAATCAATAAAGTGGGATGCAAATAGAGTTGAGGAACAGATAAATGTTTATGTTGACCTTTTAAATCAAGCAAAAGGAGAAGTCGTAATTTTCCCTGAAACGGCTATTCCTTTGCTATATAAAAATTACCCTAAAAATTTTAATGAAGCAGTTGAAAATAAAATTAACGAGAATAAATCAGTCATTATTGGTTCGATCTTTGAAGATAATGGACATTATCTAAATGGAGCCATAATCAAAGAAAAAAATTTTGATCAATACTACTTTAAAGAGCACTTGGTCCCTTTTGGTGAGTATTTTCCGCTCACTGAGTACTTTGGTTTCTTTTACGAAAAAATTTTAGATATTCCTTTTTCAAATTTAACACCTCCAGAAATAAAAAATAATGTCATCAACATCAGCGATGTCAATGTGGGTTTAAATATCTGTTACGAGGATATTTTTAAAACATCTTACGATAAATTTAACAAAGCGGATTTGTTTATTAATCTTACCAATGATGCCTGGTACGACAAATCACCAGCAGCTCATCAACATTTACAAATTGCTCAAGCAAGGGCCATGGAATATCAAAAGCCAATTGTCCGCGCTACAAATACCGGAGTGACCGCCTATATTGACGCAAAAGGGACAATACAAAATCAGTTACCCATGTTCACCACAGGTGTTCTTGAATTGAGTGCTCAAACCAATCAATATAAAACTATTTTTGCAAAATATGGATATATTCCGCTTTACATCATATTGTTTTTTATGTTTTTCGCTAACAAAGTAACCTCATCGGCTTTATTGAAGGTTAAAAAGAAAGTAAAATCACAATCTAATTTTTAAATATACAAATAATGACCTTTCAAGAATTAATTTTTAAACTGCAACAATACTGGGCAAGTCAAGGCTGTGTAATTATCCAACCCTATGACCAAGAAGTAGGAGCGGGCACATCTCATACGGCAACTTTTCTTAGAGCCATTGGGCCTGAACCATGGAAAGCAGCCTATGTGCAACCTAGCCGACGGCCAAAAGATGGAAGGTATGGTGAAAATCCTAATCGCCTCCAGCATTATTATCAATTTCAGGTTGTTTTAAAACCATCTCCAGAAAATATCGTTGATTTATACATTGAATCAATTAGATCACTAGGTTTTGACCTCAATAAAAATGATTTAAGGCTTGTAGAAGATAACTGGGAAAACCCCACCCTAGGTGCCTGGGGTTTGGGCTGGGAAGTCTGGTTAAATGGAATGGAAATAACTCAATTTACTTATTTTCAGCAAGTGGGAGGGATTTCTTGCAAACCTATCACAGGAGAAATCACATACGGCCTTGAAAGGTTAGCGATGTATATTCAAGGAGTTGATAACGTCTTTGATCTTCAATGGAATGAGACGACAACATACCGTGATGTCTTCCTTCAAAATGAAAAGGAGCAAAGTGCTTATAACTTTGAACATAGTAATGTCGAATTTTTACAAACAGCTTTTTCAAGTCATGAAGAACAGGCTAAGTACCTGGTTAAACAAAAGCTAGCACTCCCAGCGTATGAGCAAGTTCTAAAAGCAGCCCATACCTTCAATTTATTGGATGCCAGAGGGGTAATTAGTGTTACACAAAGAGCGAGTTATATCGGAAAAATTAGAAACATATCACGACTAGTTGCTGAGAGTTACCTCAGCAGTCGAGCAGCGTTAAAATTTCCCCTAGCTAACAAAGAGCATGCGTCTGAAGTTCTTAAAAATTTAGAGGATAACTAAGCATGAGTGAGAATACGTTACTGTTTGAATTGTTATGTGAAGAACTTCCTCCCTCCTCACAAAAGCAGATGTCAGACTTTTTAGCTACAGAAATTTATAACCAACTTAACCAAAATAAATTTACAACATCAAATTCAAAATTAAATATTTACTCAACTCCGCGGCGTATTGGATTTAAGGTTAGTCACACGGCGACCAAAAGTCCTGACGAGTTAACTGAAATTAAACTCATGCCAAAAAAAATTGGCTGGGTTGATGATCAAGCTGCAGCGCCCCTGATAAAGAAATTAGAGAGTTTAAATTTAATTGACCTTAAAGATTCCTTGGATAACTTCATAATTCAAGATGAAGTGTTATATGCAAAAAAAAATATTGAAGGGACTAGTCTTGTTGAATTTATTCAAAAAGAATTAAATCAAGTGTTAAAAAAATTACCAATTGAAAAGGTTATGTCATATCAATTAGCCGACGGTTGGACATCCGTTAATTTTGCAAGGCCAGCAATTAATTTAATCTGTATGCATGGAAGTGAAGTTTTAGAGATCGAGATACTAGGACTTAAAGCAAACAATATTATCCACGGGCACCGATTTGAGAGCACAGAGGCATTAAACCTAAAAAATGCAGATCAATATGAAGAGTTACTGGAGAAGAAAGGTAACGTCATTCCAGAGTTTGATAGGCGTTATGATGAAATTCAAAATCAAATTTCTCACTTGATAAATAATTTAGGAAATAATTATTCTTGCCCTCTAGACAATGAATTAATGGAAGAGGTGACAACATTAGTTGAAAAGCCTAATGCAATGATGGGATCTTTTGACAGCCAATTCTTGGATATCCCATCTGAATGTTTGATTTTATCCATGAAAAGTAATCAAAAATATTTCCCCGTACTCAAGGATAATCAACTAACAAATAAATTCATTTTGATCTCTAATATCCACCCCAAAGATCCATCCATGGTAGTCAAAGGGAATGAGAAGGTAATTTATCCAAGATTGGCTGATGCTGAATTTTTCTTTTCTCAAGACAAAAAAAGGTCACTTAACGCCATGGTCAGTGACTTAGATAATATTGTTTATCATCAGAAGTTGGGATCCTTGAATGAGCGTTGCTTGCGTGTGAGCAAAATTTTCAACCATATTTGTGAAAATACGACGCTAAACTCAAACCATGACAGTGATCAATTAGCTAAGCTCGCAAAAGCAGACCTCAGTTCTTTGATGGTTGGCGAATTTCCTGAATTACAAGGAATTATGGGTAAGTATTACGCCCTAGCTTCGGACATGGATGAGGATTTTGCACAAGCCATTGAAGACCATTACAAGCCGAAATTCTCTGGAGATGATTTACCCCAGAACGATACCTCCCTAATACTATCCCTCGCAGATAAATTTACCACCCTAATTGATTTATTTTCAATCGAGGAAAAACCTTCAGGGGTAAAAGATCCTTTTGCATTAAGACGTACTGCTATCTCGATCATTAGAATTTTAATTGAATGCGATATTAATCTTGATTTAATTGAATTAATAAATAAAACCTTTCCGGGTGACAATGAAGAAAACAAAGGCCACCTAATCGATTTTATTTATGATCGTCTAGAAAATTTTATTAAAGATCGAGGTTATGAAACGCTGGTTGTCCAGTCGGTGTGTGATAGCCAACCAAGGCTTATTAACGACATTATCTTAAAAGTTGAAGCAGTAAACGAATTTAAAAAAATTGATGTCAGCGAGAATCTTGCTCAATCCAATAAAAGAGTTCTAAATATCTTAAAAAAATATGATAAACCATTAACTGACAAAGTTAATCAAGACTTATTGGAGTCAGATTCTGAAAAACTACTGTATCAGTCAATCGTTAAAGTAAATGAAAACAATAAAGGTTATTTAGAAGCTAAAAAATATAACAATCTGCTAAATAATTTGATTCATTTATCTGAAACAATAGATAATTTTTTTGAAGATACTATGGTTAATGCAGATAATAAAAATATTAAGCACAATCGACACCTTCTACTCTCCGAGCTGAATAAAGCGATGAACATCATTGCTAATTTGTCGGTGCTAGGAACCTAAAATGAAATTAGTTATTCTTGATCGAGATGGTGTTATAAATCAGGATTCAGCTAACTATATTAAAAATGAAAACGAATGGATCCCAATTCCTGGAAGTCTTGAGTCCATTGCACAATTAACTCAAAATAATTTCAAAGTAATCATAGTGACCAACCAATCAGGCATTGGCAGAGGTCTATACTCCATGGAAAATCTAAATCAAATCCATCGCAAAATGCATCGTCTGCTCGCAGATATGGGAGGGAGGATTGACTCCATATTTATCTGTCCACATACCGACGAAGATGAATGTGAATGTAGAAAACCAAAACCTGGAATGTTGCTAGAAATAGAAAAAGTTTATGGTACCAGCTTGCAAAAAGTATATGGTGTAGGCGATTCTCTTAGAGATCTCCAGGCCTTTGATGCAATGAAGATGCAACCGATCCTGGTTAAAACTGGAAATGGGCAACAAGTCCTTAAACAAAAAAATTATCCAAAAAAAACAAGAGTTTTTAAAAATCTTAAAGATGCTACACAGCACATCATAAAGTCATCATGATAAAAGTAAGGTCATTTATTTTTTATGTGGGAATGTTCCTCTTTACTATACCTTTTACTCTTATTTCATTATTAACATTTCCACTTGCTCAGAAATATCGATACAGATTTATTTCCTTATGGGCAAAAACAATGATCCCTTGGCTAAAATTTACATGTA
This genomic interval carries:
- a CDS encoding glycyl-tRNA synthetase, encoding MMTFQELIFKLQQYWASQGCVIIQPYDQEVGAGTSHTATFLRAIGPEPWKAAYVQPSRRPKDGRYGENPNRLQHYYQFQVVLKPSPENIVDLYIESIRSLGFDLNKNDLRLVEDNWENPTLGAWGLGWEVWLNGMEITQFTYFQQVGGISCKPITGEITYGLERLAMYIQGVDNVFDLQWNETTTYRDVFLQNEKEQSAYNFEHSNVEFLQTAFSSHEEQAKYLVKQKLALPAYEQVLKAAHTFNLLDARGVISVTQRASYIGKIRNISRLVAESYLSSRAALKFPLANKEHASEVLKNLEDN
- a CDS encoding D,D-heptose 1,7-bisphosphate phosphatase, encoding MKLVILDRDGVINQDSANYIKNENEWIPIPGSLESIAQLTQNNFKVIIVTNQSGIGRGLYSMENLNQIHRKMHRLLADMGGRIDSIFICPHTDEDECECRKPKPGMLLEIEKVYGTSLQKVYGVGDSLRDLQAFDAMKMQPILVKTGNGQQVLKQKNYPKKTRVFKNLKDATQHIIKSS